The Bifidobacterium sp. WK012_4_13 genome contains the following window.
GCTATTTTGGGATACCAATTTCGTGGGTCATCTGCCAAAGTGCGCCCGACTGTTAGTTGGTGCGCGATCTGGACCTGGGGTGTTGGTGTGGAAATTCGTGGATTATTAGGCACGGAAGATGCTTCGGACTGTTTTCTGGTTGGTATGTCGTGTCAGTCGCCTGTTAGGGGAATGGCTCGTTGTGGACGATATGGCCCTGTTGTCACAGCAGTCAATTATCGGGCTCAGATACACTTTCCCGTTGCCAGTCGCGGGCCCGCACGCGCGTCCGGGCGAGCCAGCGATGCCTTCGCATGCGATCCATGCCGACGATACGTGGCAATCGCCACCCTCTTCCTCTCGGCCGCATAAATGACCTTCGTCTGATTCTCCAAAATAGACCAGAAGACGGTCCGAAGCATCTTCTGCCCATCAGCTCATTCCTCGTTCAAGGCGTGTATTCCTTGACCACCATCGAGCAGGCAATTGATTGCTGTCAGCGTGCCTGTGGACCAGATTCCGATAGGCCTCTCAAAACATGAACCGCTGGTTTGACTTGGAGGTATACGATCAGTCCCACACCGCATAATGCAAGAAGAAACAATCCACTGGTGAACCAGCGCAAGCTGAGATACACGACGAGGCAGAAGACGATCGGCATGGCAATGAGCATCAGTGTATATTGCAATTTGCCAAAGCCGACGATAAGGGCGTTCCACAGGGTTTTCGAGACCGTATTGTCATAGCACGACAGTAGCGGCCACACCCAAATGAAAGCCGTCAACCAGACAACGACGAAGACAATCTGAAATGGGATCAATGCAGAGATTCGAAGCAGTATGGAGAAAGGGAATACGAACGCTCCGATAAGTGCAAGCACAAGCCATGCGACAGTGGATTTTCGAAAGTTAGAGCGGAAGGCGGCAAGAAAATTCCTGGTCAGATGCCCTTGCTGCATGATGTCCTTGCGTGCCGCGTAGAAGCCTGCGGTCAGTGACGCTCCCAAGGTAACTAGGGGAATGCTGCAGACAACAATCAGAACATTGAGGATGACGATATTCACAAAATATGTCATTGCCTGCGAGAACAACGAGTCTTGTGAGAAGAGATTTTTCACTGTTGATTCCTGAACCTTCTATGCCTTCCACTTCTTCGGTCACGCTTGCAGAACCGAGCCTACCGCAATTGCAGTCGCTGCCGACCACCCCTGCGGATGGCATGACTCCGGATAAGGAATCGGGGTTCCTCTCTTCGGCTCGCCTGAATACAGTTCGGGAACTCTTCCGTGAAATGCCGTTGCAGCCGAAAGCAGCTGACGGGCGATGACCTTTGCCTCGTGCAAGTATCCCTCCTGGACCATTCCAAGCATGATAATTGCACTATCGTGAGGCCACACAGATCCGCAATGGTAGCTCAGAGGCCAATACCCCCCATTCCCGGCACTCAACGTTCGAACGCCATATCCAGAGAGAAGATCATCAGACATGATTCTGTCTACGATGAGCTTCACACCTTGCCCATCGACTATGCCAGTCCCCAACAGATGACCTATGTTACTCGTCAGCGAATCCACCTGGCGCTTGTCCTTATCCAACGCGACAGCCGGATAATCACCATTGGGGTCTGAAATCCAGAATTTCTCGTTGAATGCAGCCTTGAGATTGCCCGCCCAGTGTCTGATTGCCTCCGAACCCTGCAGACCGTACTCATCAAGCAGCTCCGCCCCGAGCGTTGCAGCCTGGTAGGCATATCCTTGAACCTCGCACAACGCCAAAGGTCCGGATGCCAGACGACCATCCTTCCATCGTATGGATTCCCGAGAGTCCTTCCATCCTTGGTTGTTCAGACCCTTTCCCGAATAATCGAAGTATTCGACGAATCCATCGCCATCCGCATCGCCGTAATCAGTGAGCCACCGCAACGCTCGTTTCAACGATCCAAGCAATGGACGTACGGCATCATCCGAAAGACCGCTTTCTTTTGCCTTTGCAAGCAGAATTATCCACAGCGAGGTGGAATCGATGCTTCCGTAATAGATGGGTGGCAACTGCACAGCATGGGACGGCTTTTCATTGTCGATCAACGAGGGCGTTCTGAGTTCGTGAAGAATCTTCCCTGGTTGACAGTTCGTGAGAACGTCAGTGCTCTCACCTTGATACTCTGCCAGAATCCTGAGTGTTCCACCCGCCAATTCTTGTGTCAGTGGCAGAAGGAATCTCGCCGCCCATAGACTGTCTCTACCGAATAAGGTGAAATACCACGGTGCTCCGGCAGCAATGAACGCATCGTCGGGATGCCCTTCAACACTCATTCGCAGACTTCGCAAATCATCGAGCGCAGTCTTCACCCAGCTTTGCAGAGGAGTGTCCGATTCCTCATGCTTTTGACATTCCCACTCGCAGGGCTTTTCAGCAGCTTCGACGATGGAGGGCACGTCCTCGAAGGTGAGCTTCCACGAAGCAACGTTGACAGACGACTGTTCACATGGCAGAGTCCAAGTAATCAAAACGGTATCATCACGAACCGAGATGATTCCACTCGGAGCATCTATTCTGAACCTCACCCCTGAGCATGTGATGGAACACTGTGAGTCATCCGTTCCTTGTATGGACTCGACGTTCGGCGAATGCCTCAACCTTGCAGAGCTGCCGCTACGAATGGTCTGCATCGTAGAAAGATCGATGCTCAGACTGACCGAGAATTCCACCATGCGGGGCTGCACATAACTGCTGGTTTGCACATACCGAACGCCTAACGATTGCGTACCGATCGTACGAGTCTCATCGATTCTGATGTTTGGCTCTTCCTGCGGCATCGCAACTGATGCGTCGAGATACACATGATGGGAATTGGTTGAACCATCAATCGAGTTTGCAATGGGTATCACGCGCCGACCGTCAAGCGAGCAGTCGGCCTGGGACAGAATTCGCATGTCCCCATAGAACAGGCCGCATGGCACAGTCCCATCAATCGTCCCGTCGTTGTTCATCCACAGTTGCAGCGGCGCAGAAAGGATAACGGATTTGTCATGAATCCAAGGTTCATGCTGCCTTTCAAGATTAGCCATCGATGTTTTCCACTCCAGACAAGAAACAGATAATATGCTTTCCCCTCATTCAAGGAGTCCGAGGTTCCTCGAATGAGGGGAAAGCCACTTGTAATTATTCATTGTAAGTTTGAGACCCAGCCATCAACCCTTGACAGCTCCCGCCGCAATGCCTTGAATGATGTATTTCTGGCATACGGCAAAGAAGATGACTATCGGGATGATCGCCAAGACCAGGCACGCCATCATGGCTCCCATATCGACCGTTCCATAGCCACCCCTGAGATACTGGATAGCAATGGAAATGGTCTTGAAGCGTTGCATGTCGAGCGTGAGATACGGCAAGAGATAGTCGTTCCATATCCACATCGTCTCCAGAATCGCAATCGATATGATCGAAGAACGCATCATGGGCACAACGATGGTGAAGAAGATGCGGAAAGTGTTGGCACCATCAATCATGGCAGCCTCTTCGATCTCATCAGGTATCGACTTGATGACTCCGGTGAAGATGAACACCGGAAGCCCAGCACCGAAACCAAGATACACGAGCCATAATCCCCATGGAGTGTTCAGCCCACTCAAGTCTGCAAGTCTGGAGAGTGGGAACATCACCATTTGGAATGGAACGATCATGTTGAGAAGGAACAGCAGATAGATCGCAACGGAGAACTTGTTGTTCACCCGGACAATCCACCATGCGCACATCGACGTGCACAGCAAGATGATGACCACTGCGCCAACGGTGATGATGAAGGTCCACAGGAAACTCATGAAGAAATCGGTTTTCTGAATGCCATCAACATAGTTTTCGAAACCGGCACTTGTTTTGGCATTTGGAATGCTGAAGGTACTCGTCGATATGAATGCCTTCTGCTTGAAGGAATTCACCAAAACTAGAACGATGGGGAATATCCATGCAATCGACAGAATCGAAAAGACGATCGTCCAGACCTTTGCATGAGAGATTTTGTTAATCATGCCTGAACTTCCTTCCTTGTCGTGATTCTGTTCTGAATGATTGCGATGACTGCAACGACAAGAAGGAAGATCACTGCCTTTGCCTGTCCGACCCCTTCGAATCCTGCGCGCCCATAGAATGTGTTGTAGATATTCAGGGCAAGCATTTCCGATGAATTCGACGGCTCACCGTTCGTGAGTGCAAGATTCTGATCGAACATCTTGAATCCATTGGTAACCGTAAGGAATGAGCAGACCGTTATGCTTGGCATCATCATAGGAATGGTGATCTTGTACAGGATCTGCTTCGAGGATGCACCATCGACCGCTGCCGCCTCGATCAGATCATTGGGAACATTCTGAAGGCCGGCTATGTAGATGACCATCATATAGCCAATCTGCTGCCAGCACACCAGTATGACCATGCCCCAGAAACCATACGTGGCGCTATATGTCAATGAGATGTTCCAGTGGGCCAGTACACCGTTGAGCAAGAGCTGCCAGATGTAGCCCAGGATGATTCCACCAATGAGATTCGGCATGAAGAATACCGAGCGGAAGATCTTCGCGCCCTTCATGGCCTTGGTGAACATATACGCCACGAAGAATGCGAGGATGTTCACCAATATCGTGGTGACGATGGTGAATAGTAGCGTAAACCAGAATGCGTGCAGAAATTCTGGATCCTGCAGCGCCCTTCGATAATTCTTCAGCCCAACCCACACGGCATCGGAAACCGTGGTGAAGCTGGTGAAGCTCAAATACATTCCCTGAATCAAGGGAGTGATGAAACCAAGCAGAAAAGATATTAATGTTGGCAATACAAACAGTGGCCACCACCGACGTATCGCCTTTCCTTTCATGGTAAGCATGATGTCCTTACTATAAATCTCAAAACAATGAACAAATTACAAGTGAAAGATGGAGGATGTCATGAGCAGACACCCTCCAGAGATGAATCAGTTATCGTAGGTCAACTTATATTCGCTGGCCCAGTTGTCGGTATATACTTTCTTGACTGAGCTCCAGCTTCCTTTTCCTTGTGCATAGCTCAGAAGAGCAGAACCGAGATCCTCTTCCCACTGATGTGACGGGTCAGGGATGAGTGTGACGGACTTCTTTCCGGCCTTCTCGTATTCACGATTCGCTGCAACCAGTGGGTTGCTGACCTGATATTCGGATGAATCGAATGTCTTGAATGGCGTTACCAGACCCATCGTCTGTGAGATTGTCTTGCGCGAATCCTTCGAGTTCACCAACCAAGCCAAGAACTTCTCAGTCGCCTTCTGATCTGCTGTGGATGCCTTGGAATTCACAACCCAATAGTTGCTGATCACCTGATTCAAGCCTTGGTCTTCCTCATTGGGAACGCCCATGTACATGGGGAGGACTCCAAGATCGCTGTCAGATACTGACTGATCCTTGATATCGTTGTAGCTCCATGTCCCATCCTGGAAGAAGACAGCCTGTCCGGTGGAGAATTCAGCAGCGGAATCATCCATGGTCTTTCCTGAGATCGCACTCGGTACAACCGTCGAATCCTTCAGATAAAGATCCCAAAGATTCTTCATATACTTCACATAGGTTCCCTTCAAAGACTTGGGAACCTTCGTGACGCTTTCATTCTTGCTCTTGACCTCAAAGTACACAGGATTCGTTGCCATGTGGTAGTTGTAGCGGAAGAGAGAGGACGTGTCCATGCCAGCGGACGAGAAGGCTCCCTTGACTCCGAGATCAGACTTGTGTGCCTGAATCTCATCGGCGACCTTCTTCAACGCCTTGAAATTGTTCAGATCGGAAATCGATTTGACGCTCGACCAAGAAGAATCAAAATATTTCTTCAACAGAGCCTTGTTATAGATGATTCCATAGCTTTCAACTGCATACGGAACGGCAATCGGTTTTCCAGAGTCATTCGTCAGGGAGCTGTCCTTGTATTCCGATGAAAGAGACTTGTAGAGCGTGGTGCCAGACAGGTCAGCGGCATAGCTGGTCCAGCTCTTCATGAAGCTTGGACCATCAGCCTGAAACATCGTTGGGGCCTTCTGCTTAGCCATTTCCGATCTCAACGTCGCATCGTAATCATTACCACCAGTCTGGATTTGGACGGGGATGCCCGTTTCCTTCTGAAATTGCTGACCCAGCTTTACCCAAGTGCTCTGTTCCTCCGCTTTCTTGTTGAGATAGTAGACCCTGCCTGTCCCACTATCCGCAGAAGAGCTGCCGCATGCTCCAAACATTGCGACGCTTAAAGCTGCAACTGAAATAATTCCAAGCACTCTTTTGCAGGTTCTTAAAGATCCAAGCATTTCAACCCCCTGATTGTTGACTATGGCTCAGCAACGTTGTTGTCGCCATCGATGTTCCGCAGCCTTTCATTGCCCTTTCAATGAAATCAGCAGCTACATTAGAAATGATAGCGCTTGCATTTTCTTTGTCAAATTATCGTGTCGTGCATGATTGGCCTGAAAAACATGTCTACGATAGTGAGGAACGGAGCGGACGGCATACGCATTACGTACTCGCTCAGACACGAAGAATGTTGAAAACAGCCTTTACTTTTGTGTTGTCCAATGGGAGAAGATGATATGACAACCCTGCATGATGTGGCACAACTCGCCAATGTCTCCGACTCGACGGCATCGCGTGCCCTACGCGGATTGGACATAGTCAGGCCTAAG
Protein-coding sequences here:
- a CDS encoding carbohydrate ABC transporter permease, with the translated sequence MLTMKGKAIRRWWPLFVLPTLISFLLGFITPLIQGMYLSFTSFTTVSDAVWVGLKNYRRALQDPEFLHAFWFTLLFTIVTTILVNILAFFVAYMFTKAMKGAKIFRSVFFMPNLIGGIILGYIWQLLLNGVLAHWNISLTYSATYGFWGMVILVCWQQIGYMMVIYIAGLQNVPNDLIEAAAVDGASSKQILYKITIPMMMPSITVCSFLTVTNGFKMFDQNLALTNGEPSNSSEMLALNIYNTFYGRAGFEGVGQAKAVIFLLVVAVIAIIQNRITTRKEVQA
- a CDS encoding carbohydrate ABC transporter permease yields the protein MINKISHAKVWTIVFSILSIAWIFPIVLVLVNSFKQKAFISTSTFSIPNAKTSAGFENYVDGIQKTDFFMSFLWTFIITVGAVVIILLCTSMCAWWIVRVNNKFSVAIYLLFLLNMIVPFQMVMFPLSRLADLSGLNTPWGLWLVYLGFGAGLPVFIFTGVIKSIPDEIEEAAMIDGANTFRIFFTIVVPMMRSSIISIAILETMWIWNDYLLPYLTLDMQRFKTISIAIQYLRGGYGTVDMGAMMACLVLAIIPIVIFFAVCQKYIIQGIAAGAVKG
- a CDS encoding DUF624 domain-containing protein, with the translated sequence MNIVILNVLIVVCSIPLVTLGASLTAGFYAARKDIMQQGHLTRNFLAAFRSNFRKSTVAWLVLALIGAFVFPFSILLRISALIPFQIVFVVVWLTAFIWVWPLLSCYDNTVSKTLWNALIVGFGKLQYTLMLIAMPIVFCLVVYLSLRWFTSGLFLLALCGVGLIVYLQVKPAVHVLRGLSESGPQAR
- a CDS encoding ABC transporter substrate-binding protein is translated as MLGSLRTCKRVLGIISVAALSVAMFGACGSSSADSGTGRVYYLNKKAEEQSTWVKLGQQFQKETGIPVQIQTGGNDYDATLRSEMAKQKAPTMFQADGPSFMKSWTSYAADLSGTTLYKSLSSEYKDSSLTNDSGKPIAVPYAVESYGIIYNKALLKKYFDSSWSSVKSISDLNNFKALKKVADEIQAHKSDLGVKGAFSSAGMDTSSLFRYNYHMATNPVYFEVKSKNESVTKVPKSLKGTYVKYMKNLWDLYLKDSTVVPSAISGKTMDDSAAEFSTGQAVFFQDGTWSYNDIKDQSVSDSDLGVLPMYMGVPNEEDQGLNQVISNYWVVNSKASTADQKATEKFLAWLVNSKDSRKTISQTMGLVTPFKTFDSSEYQVSNPLVAANREYEKAGKKSVTLIPDPSHQWEEDLGSALLSYAQGKGSWSSVKKVYTDNWASEYKLTYDN
- a CDS encoding glycogen debranching N-terminal domain-containing protein, whose amino-acid sequence is MANLERQHEPWIHDKSVILSAPLQLWMNNDGTIDGTVPCGLFYGDMRILSQADCSLDGRRVIPIANSIDGSTNSHHVYLDASVAMPQEEPNIRIDETRTIGTQSLGVRYVQTSSYVQPRMVEFSVSLSIDLSTMQTIRSGSSARLRHSPNVESIQGTDDSQCSITCSGVRFRIDAPSGIISVRDDTVLITWTLPCEQSSVNVASWKLTFEDVPSIVEAAEKPCEWECQKHEESDTPLQSWVKTALDDLRSLRMSVEGHPDDAFIAAGAPWYFTLFGRDSLWAARFLLPLTQELAGGTLRILAEYQGESTDVLTNCQPGKILHELRTPSLIDNEKPSHAVQLPPIYYGSIDSTSLWIILLAKAKESGLSDDAVRPLLGSLKRALRWLTDYGDADGDGFVEYFDYSGKGLNNQGWKDSRESIRWKDGRLASGPLALCEVQGYAYQAATLGAELLDEYGLQGSEAIRHWAGNLKAAFNEKFWISDPNGDYPAVALDKDKRQVDSLTSNIGHLLGTGIVDGQGVKLIVDRIMSDDLLSGYGVRTLSAGNGGYWPLSYHCGSVWPHDSAIIMLGMVQEGYLHEAKVIARQLLSAATAFHGRVPELYSGEPKRGTPIPYPESCHPQGWSAATAIAVGSVLQA